One genomic region from Prevotella sp. Rep29 encodes:
- a CDS encoding glycoside hydrolase family 3 N-terminal domain-containing protein: protein MKRFLLFFGFCVICSITVSAQKKFPYQDASLPVDQRVDDLIGRMTLEEKIGQLRCTLAWDYYSIQGKNVVPSEKFKKDIREGNIGMLWATYRADPWTRKSLENGLTPELAAKAGNALQRYVIENTRLGIPLFLAEEAPHGHMAIGATVFPTGIGMAATWSPELIERVGEVIGKEIRLQGGHISYGPVLDLARDPRWSRVEETYGEDPVLTGEIGAAMVRGTGGGLLHRPYSTLATLKHFIAYGTTESGQNGAPSFIGQRELLENFLPPFRKAIDAGALSVMTSYNSMDGIPCTANGYLLNDVLRGEWNFRGFVVSDLYSIDVMHNNYHVTHSLQEAGIQSLQAGVDADLGANAYALLGDAVHKNLIREKDIDTAVRRILRLKFEMGLFENPYVEPKKAAREVGTAQAKEVALQTARASVTLLKNEQHILPLKKDMHVAVIGPNADNCYNMLGDYTSPQPDGKVITILDGIKKKIGAEHVIYAKGCAVRDTTESNIAEAVNAARKADAVVVCVGGSSARDFKTSYKETGAAIADTKTISDMDCGEGFDRATLGVLGHQQKLMEALKQTGKPLIIVYIEGRPLEKNWAHRNGDALLTAYYPGEEGGTAIADVLFGDYNPAGRLPVTVPANVGQIPVYYNKKAPVPHDYVEMSAKPLYPFGHGLSYTSFEYSHLQITPAADGKQFTVSCNVRNTGNYDGDEVVQLYLHDEIASTVQPLKQLKHFKRIHIKRGESTTIKFLLTDEDLSVIGKDMKPVIEPGDFTIMVGASSEDIRLTGTLTVKNDGHGN, encoded by the coding sequence ATGAAACGATTTTTATTATTTTTCGGATTTTGTGTCATCTGTTCCATAACCGTCAGTGCACAAAAAAAGTTTCCTTACCAGGACGCATCACTGCCCGTTGACCAACGGGTGGACGACCTCATCGGCAGAATGACGCTTGAAGAGAAGATTGGACAACTTCGTTGCACACTGGCATGGGACTATTATTCCATACAGGGTAAGAACGTCGTCCCTTCGGAGAAATTCAAGAAAGATATTCGTGAGGGAAATATCGGAATGTTATGGGCAACCTATCGGGCAGACCCCTGGACCCGGAAATCGCTTGAGAATGGACTCACACCTGAGCTGGCAGCTAAAGCCGGCAATGCCTTACAGCGTTACGTGATAGAGAACACCCGACTGGGCATCCCGCTTTTTCTCGCTGAGGAGGCTCCTCACGGTCACATGGCTATCGGTGCCACCGTCTTCCCAACAGGCATCGGCATGGCTGCCACCTGGTCGCCGGAACTGATTGAACGCGTCGGTGAAGTCATCGGAAAAGAGATTCGCCTTCAGGGAGGACATATCAGTTACGGTCCTGTGCTCGATTTGGCTCGTGACCCTCGCTGGTCGCGTGTGGAAGAGACTTATGGTGAAGATCCTGTGCTGACAGGAGAAATCGGAGCGGCGATGGTACGGGGAACTGGTGGTGGATTGCTCCATCGCCCCTACTCCACGCTCGCCACGCTGAAGCATTTCATCGCTTACGGCACCACGGAGAGCGGACAAAATGGTGCTCCGTCATTCATCGGACAACGAGAACTTCTGGAGAATTTCCTTCCACCATTCCGGAAAGCGATTGATGCAGGAGCACTGTCGGTGATGACGTCATACAATTCAATGGACGGCATCCCCTGCACGGCAAATGGCTATCTGCTGAACGACGTCTTGCGCGGAGAATGGAATTTCCGCGGATTCGTCGTTTCAGACTTATATAGTATTGATGTCATGCACAATAACTATCACGTCACCCATAGTTTGCAGGAAGCGGGCATCCAGTCGCTTCAAGCCGGTGTTGATGCCGACCTCGGAGCCAATGCCTATGCTTTATTGGGTGATGCGGTACACAAAAACCTCATCCGTGAGAAGGACATCGACACTGCTGTCCGACGCATCCTTCGGCTGAAATTTGAGATGGGGCTCTTTGAAAATCCATACGTGGAGCCAAAAAAAGCTGCTAGGGAAGTGGGAACGGCACAGGCTAAAGAAGTGGCATTGCAAACGGCACGCGCTTCTGTCACGCTTCTGAAAAATGAACAGCACATCCTGCCATTGAAAAAAGACATGCACGTTGCTGTCATCGGACCAAATGCAGACAACTGCTACAACATGCTGGGCGATTACACGTCTCCGCAACCTGACGGGAAGGTCATCACCATCTTGGACGGAATCAAGAAAAAAATCGGTGCCGAACATGTAATTTATGCGAAGGGATGTGCCGTGCGCGACACGACGGAAAGTAACATTGCCGAAGCGGTTAATGCCGCCCGGAAAGCCGATGCCGTCGTCGTGTGTGTTGGCGGTTCGAGTGCACGCGACTTCAAGACAAGCTACAAGGAGACGGGAGCAGCCATTGCTGATACGAAAACCATTAGCGACATGGACTGCGGAGAAGGGTTTGACAGAGCTACGCTCGGAGTGCTCGGACATCAGCAGAAGCTGATGGAAGCTCTGAAACAGACAGGCAAACCGCTTATCATTGTTTATATTGAGGGACGACCGTTGGAGAAAAATTGGGCTCACCGGAACGGCGATGCCCTGCTGACTGCCTATTATCCCGGCGAAGAGGGTGGAACTGCCATTGCCGATGTACTGTTCGGCGACTACAACCCCGCAGGCAGATTGCCGGTTACGGTACCTGCCAACGTAGGACAAATCCCGGTTTACTATAACAAGAAGGCGCCTGTTCCACACGACTATGTGGAGATGAGCGCCAAACCGCTCTATCCTTTTGGTCACGGTCTCAGCTACACCTCGTTCGAATACAGCCATCTGCAAATCACACCTGCGGCAGACGGGAAACAGTTCACGGTGAGTTGCAATGTGAGAAACACAGGAAACTACGATGGTGATGAGGTGGTGCAACTCTATCTGCATGACGAGATTGCCTCCACCGTACAACCGCTCAAACAGTTGAAACATTTCAAGCGCATCCATATCAAACGGGGTGAAAGCACAACCATCAAATTCCTCCTGACTGATGAAGACTTGTCTGTCATCGGAAAAGACATGAAACCTGTCATCGAACCAGGTGATTTCACCATCATGGTGGGAGCCTCCTCTGAAGACATCCGACTGACGGGAACACTCACGGTCAAGAACGACGGACATGGGAATTAG
- a CDS encoding glycoside hydrolase family 2 TIM barrel-domain containing protein — translation MKKIFLLSSIFLLTSAIQAQTDVPILEDVNDYHLNVKTTHINKEIPRTEFLHFNGNPFYQSLNGTWDFFFDGQWNKIQVPGNWEVQGFGTPIYTNIPYEFSPCNPQPPELPENNPVGYYKRSFTIPQSWAVRKTFLNIGGIKSGCYVFINGRFVGYNEDSKNAAEYDITPYLKGNVNELVLKVFRWSTGSYLECQDFWRISGIERDVAIYSQPNVHIRDFTIVSTLDEAYRHGIFKMDVELAGLQEKGGKKQKYEVAYTLKDANGNVIAENATTAPALQHSIFQTNIPNVRAWSAETPYLYHLQIDLRQGGKVVETIPYHVGFRNIEIDGSLLRVNGKPIKVKGVNIHEHNPETGHYVTEELMRKDFELMKQHNINAVRLSHYPQQSRFYELCDEYGLYVYDEANIESHGMGYNLRKGGTLGNNPEWFDKHLDRTQNMYFRNRNHPCVLFWSLGNEAGNGVNFYKTYAWLKQQEQAGMNRPVCYERALWEWNTDMFVPQYPSADWLQQIGEQGSDRPVMPSEYAHAMGNSTGNLFGQWQAIYSHDNLAGGFIWDWVDQGLLDKNADNHQPTRFLYGGDFGQDMPSDGNFLINGIVAPDRTPHPAMAEVKYCMQDVRFESTDLQKGDFRITNRFYFTDLSDYDIQYEISDGKQIVLKNTFQLNVKPQDDAIFSIPHWEEHQKLTGKHWVNFTVKTRKAALGIPKGHVVATEQFIIDEGETDRPSSDSQERITLKESKNEIVIKSSSLDFVFDKQQGMVSSYHMDGKEIFHDGFGLQPNFWRGPTDNDYGNGLPARCQIWKEASRNFKIQRISAKSGGHQATIDVDYLLPTGNSFIVHYTIYSSGAVKTHVNYEPASADTPEIPRVGMRFRLPRQFHQVAYQGRGPEENYADRKHGTHVGVYQTTAEELYYPYIRPQENGHHTDVSWLQLTDENGKGLTIFADSLFEFNVLRNSVEDFDSEETTSRPYQWNNFSAEEIKNRDEAKAKNRLRRQTHTNDIIPRNFVEVCIDGKMMGVGGYDSWGARPDKQFMIQADRPFNFEFTIIPR, via the coding sequence ATGAAAAAGATATTCCTCCTGTCATCAATCTTCTTGCTCACATCAGCAATACAGGCGCAGACAGATGTCCCCATATTGGAAGATGTGAACGACTATCACCTGAACGTTAAGACAACACATATCAACAAAGAGATTCCACGAACAGAATTCCTTCATTTCAACGGGAATCCGTTCTATCAATCTCTCAATGGCACTTGGGATTTCTTTTTCGATGGTCAATGGAACAAGATTCAAGTACCAGGCAACTGGGAAGTGCAAGGATTTGGAACTCCCATTTACACCAATATCCCTTATGAATTCTCACCTTGCAATCCACAACCGCCAGAATTACCGGAAAACAATCCCGTAGGCTACTATAAACGTTCGTTTACCATACCTCAGTCATGGGCGGTACGTAAAACATTTCTGAACATTGGGGGCATAAAGTCTGGCTGCTATGTGTTCATCAACGGACGTTTTGTTGGCTACAATGAAGACTCTAAAAATGCAGCGGAATATGACATCACCCCGTATCTGAAAGGAAATGTGAACGAACTCGTCTTAAAAGTGTTTCGATGGTCAACCGGCTCTTATTTAGAGTGTCAGGACTTTTGGCGCATCAGCGGCATTGAACGCGATGTGGCAATCTATTCACAACCGAATGTACACATCAGAGACTTCACCATTGTTTCTACACTTGATGAGGCCTATCGACATGGGATTTTCAAAATGGACGTTGAACTTGCCGGCTTACAAGAAAAAGGCGGAAAGAAACAAAAATATGAAGTAGCCTATACATTGAAAGATGCAAACGGCAACGTTATTGCTGAGAATGCGACTACTGCTCCTGCATTACAACATTCCATCTTCCAGACAAATATTCCGAACGTTCGCGCTTGGTCGGCTGAAACCCCATATCTATACCATCTACAAATAGATTTGAGACAAGGCGGAAAAGTCGTTGAAACAATTCCCTATCACGTGGGATTCCGCAACATTGAGATTGACGGCAGTTTATTGCGCGTCAATGGAAAACCGATAAAAGTAAAAGGGGTGAATATCCATGAGCATAACCCGGAAACGGGACATTATGTCACGGAGGAACTCATGCGGAAAGATTTTGAACTAATGAAACAACACAACATCAATGCCGTTCGCCTCTCCCATTATCCACAGCAGAGCCGTTTCTATGAACTCTGCGACGAATATGGCTTATACGTCTATGATGAGGCAAACATAGAAAGTCACGGCATGGGATACAATCTGCGCAAGGGCGGAACGCTGGGAAATAATCCTGAATGGTTTGACAAGCATTTGGACAGAACGCAAAATATGTATTTCCGCAATCGCAACCATCCGTGCGTTCTTTTCTGGTCATTGGGAAATGAGGCGGGAAATGGTGTCAACTTTTATAAGACATACGCATGGCTAAAACAACAAGAGCAGGCAGGTATGAACCGCCCTGTATGCTATGAACGGGCATTATGGGAATGGAATACGGACATGTTTGTCCCGCAATATCCTTCTGCCGACTGGCTTCAGCAGATAGGCGAACAAGGAAGTGACCGCCCGGTCATGCCATCGGAATATGCTCATGCGATGGGAAATTCCACTGGCAACCTCTTCGGACAGTGGCAAGCCATTTATTCGCACGATAATCTCGCAGGAGGATTCATCTGGGACTGGGTAGATCAAGGGCTCCTGGACAAGAATGCAGACAACCATCAGCCAACAAGATTTCTGTATGGCGGTGATTTCGGACAAGACATGCCCAGCGACGGCAATTTCCTCATCAACGGAATTGTTGCTCCCGATCGTACTCCACACCCCGCAATGGCTGAAGTAAAATACTGCATGCAAGATGTCCGGTTCGAATCTACCGACTTACAAAAAGGAGATTTCAGAATTACCAACCGCTTTTATTTCACCGATTTATCCGATTACGACATCCAATATGAGATAAGTGATGGCAAACAGATTGTCCTGAAAAACACGTTCCAATTGAACGTCAAGCCGCAGGATGATGCCATATTTAGCATTCCACATTGGGAAGAACACCAAAAGCTTACGGGAAAACATTGGGTCAACTTTACGGTTAAGACAAGAAAAGCCGCATTGGGTATTCCGAAAGGACACGTTGTGGCAACCGAACAGTTTATAATCGATGAAGGGGAAACTGACAGACCTTCCAGTGACTCACAAGAAAGAATCACACTCAAGGAAAGTAAAAACGAGATTGTAATCAAGTCTTCTTCACTTGATTTCGTCTTCGATAAACAGCAAGGGATGGTTAGTTCATATCACATGGATGGAAAAGAAATTTTCCACGACGGATTCGGACTGCAGCCGAACTTTTGGCGTGGCCCCACTGATAACGACTACGGAAATGGTCTTCCGGCAAGGTGCCAGATATGGAAAGAGGCTTCCCGCAACTTCAAGATTCAAAGAATTTCGGCAAAGAGCGGTGGACATCAAGCGACCATCGATGTTGATTATCTCCTGCCAACAGGAAATTCTTTCATCGTTCACTACACAATATACTCTTCGGGAGCTGTCAAAACCCACGTGAATTACGAGCCTGCCTCTGCTGACACGCCAGAGATACCACGCGTCGGCATGCGCTTCCGCTTACCACGACAATTCCATCAGGTAGCCTATCAGGGAAGAGGTCCCGAAGAAAACTATGCTGACCGCAAGCATGGAACGCACGTCGGAGTTTATCAAACCACTGCTGAAGAGTTATATTACCCTTATATCCGACCACAGGAAAATGGTCATCACACCGATGTTAGCTGGCTGCAGCTGACTGATGAAAACGGGAAGGGGCTAACCATCTTTGCCGACTCGTTGTTTGAATTCAATGTGTTGCGCAATAGCGTGGAGGACTTCGATAGTGAAGAAACGACTAGTCGCCCCTATCAGTGGAATAATTTCTCTGCAGAAGAGATTAAAAACCGAGACGAAGCAAAAGCTAAGAACAGACTGAGACGACAGACCCATACGAACGATATTATTCCACGCAATTTCGTTGAAGTGTGTATCGATGGAAAAATGATGGGAGTTGGTGGTTACGACTCATGGGGAGCCCGTCCTGACAAACAGTTTATGATACAGGCAGACCGCCCTTTCAACTTTGAATTCACAATCATACCAAGATAA
- a CDS encoding NAD(P)(+) transhydrogenase (Re/Si-specific) subunit beta, whose product MSIIQIILSALLSVAVLVGISMMSKVKTSVNGNLLSALAMLVGVVATLLFSGVVSAWTIYPAIIIGALIGSVMARKVQMIQMPQVVALFNGLGGGASAFVGILSASGMGFSSEQLFEIAMNGYEPFVRFTSLLAIAVGMITLVGSLVAAGKLHRVLPQKPIVWQNHSAITMLLLILTVACIIAGIFVEGPSTLLIIGSIVFSALFGLFFSIRVGGADMPITISLLNSLSGVAGSIAGMAISDIFLVAVGGIVGASGLLLTQIMCRAMNRSLLKILIPPTVPAPAQTKAVETNQQDEEYKKQLENRVMQLEERIKKLEAIVSELEARVGTLNAQMEATPATAEETAAASPASVLAAAKDVIIVPGYGMALAQAQHLVKQLADTLESNGARVRFAIHPVAGRMPGHMNVLLAEADVSYDKLFEMEAINDDFAKTDAVVVIGANDVLNPAARNAEGTPIYGMPVLNVDAAPEVIICNYDLKPGYAGVENPLYTREKGVYLELGDAKQTLAALIKGI is encoded by the coding sequence ATGAGCATCATACAGATTATTCTCAGTGCGTTACTCTCGGTGGCTGTCCTGGTCGGCATCTCAATGATGAGCAAGGTCAAGACATCCGTCAACGGTAATCTCCTCTCTGCACTTGCCATGCTGGTCGGTGTGGTAGCGACACTGCTGTTCAGTGGCGTGGTGTCTGCATGGACCATCTATCCTGCCATTATCATCGGTGCACTCATCGGTAGTGTGATGGCTCGCAAAGTGCAGATGATTCAGATGCCGCAGGTCGTAGCGCTGTTCAACGGACTCGGTGGTGGTGCATCGGCATTTGTCGGCATCCTCTCTGCTTCGGGCATGGGATTCAGCAGCGAGCAACTTTTCGAAATAGCAATGAATGGCTATGAACCGTTCGTACGGTTTACGTCGCTGTTGGCTATCGCCGTCGGTATGATTACGCTTGTCGGAAGCCTTGTAGCTGCCGGTAAGCTTCACCGCGTATTGCCGCAGAAGCCCATCGTTTGGCAAAATCATTCTGCCATCACCATGCTGCTGCTCATACTTACCGTGGCATGTATCATCGCAGGCATCTTCGTCGAAGGTCCTTCCACACTGCTCATCATTGGCAGCATTGTCTTCTCAGCACTGTTCGGACTGTTCTTCTCCATACGTGTAGGCGGTGCCGATATGCCCATTACCATTTCGCTGCTCAACTCCCTCTCGGGTGTGGCAGGTTCGATTGCCGGTATGGCTATCAGCGACATTTTCCTCGTAGCCGTCGGAGGCATCGTCGGAGCTTCGGGACTACTGCTCACACAAATCATGTGTCGTGCGATGAACCGCAGCCTGCTCAAGATTCTCATTCCGCCCACCGTCCCTGCTCCGGCACAGACGAAAGCGGTCGAAACAAACCAACAAGATGAAGAATATAAAAAACAATTAGAAAATAGAGTTATGCAATTAGAAGAAAGAATCAAGAAACTCGAAGCCATCGTCAGCGAGCTTGAGGCTCGTGTGGGTACGCTGAATGCCCAGATGGAAGCAACCCCGGCAACAGCAGAAGAAACCGCTGCAGCATCACCTGCCAGTGTACTCGCTGCCGCCAAAGACGTAATCATCGTACCGGGCTACGGTATGGCACTCGCACAGGCACAACACCTCGTGAAGCAACTTGCTGACACCCTCGAAAGCAATGGTGCACGCGTACGCTTTGCCATCCACCCCGTTGCCGGACGTATGCCGGGACACATGAACGTATTGTTGGCAGAGGCTGACGTGTCTTACGACAAGCTGTTCGAGATGGAAGCCATCAACGACGACTTTGCCAAGACGGATGCGGTCGTAGTCATCGGTGCCAACGACGTGCTGAATCCTGCCGCACGCAATGCAGAGGGAACACCCATCTACGGCATGCCGGTACTCAATGTGGACGCAGCACCAGAGGTCATCATCTGCAACTACGACCTCAAGCCGGGTTATGCTGGCGTGGAGAATCCGCTCTACACCCGCGAGAAAGGCGTCTATCTGGAGCTGGGCGATGCCAAGCAAACGCTTGCAGCCCTCATCAAAGGAATTTAG
- a CDS encoding NAD(P) transhydrogenase subunit alpha codes for MNPWILILVFVVCTVAGYFIIKTVPSLLHTPLMSGMNALSGVTLVGAVTATGFALQNGSGVLAQIFGVLAIVLATVNVFGGFGVTHRMLQMFNKKKGDKQ; via the coding sequence ATCAACCCTTGGATTTTGATACTCGTTTTCGTGGTATGCACGGTAGCGGGTTATTTCATTATTAAGACGGTCCCCAGCCTGCTCCATACCCCACTGATGTCGGGTATGAACGCCCTGTCGGGTGTCACACTGGTCGGTGCTGTCACTGCTACGGGCTTTGCCTTGCAGAACGGCTCGGGCGTGCTGGCACAGATTTTTGGCGTACTGGCTATCGTGCTGGCTACCGTCAATGTATTCGGAGGCTTTGGAGTGACCCACAGGATGCTCCAGATGTTCAATAAGAAGAAAGGAGACAAGCAATGA
- a CDS encoding YigZ family protein: MMDEYKTIEKTGEGFYSEKRSKFLAFAHHVTTVEEVKELIDGYRKKFYDARHVCYAYMLGAERTEFRANDDGEPSSTAGKPILGQINSHELTDVMIVVVRYYGGVNLGTGGLIVAYRTAAADAIAHTEIVVKQVEEIVTVQFDYTLMNDVMRIVKEMSPRIVSQHFDNTCEMTLAIRKNDAETLRNRLQKAITKLP; this comes from the coding sequence TTGATGGATGAATATAAGACAATAGAAAAGACAGGGGAGGGCTTCTACAGCGAGAAACGTAGTAAGTTCCTTGCTTTCGCACACCATGTGACGACGGTGGAGGAGGTGAAGGAGTTGATTGACGGCTACCGCAAGAAGTTCTATGATGCGCGCCACGTCTGCTATGCTTATATGCTCGGCGCCGAACGGACGGAGTTTCGGGCGAACGACGACGGAGAACCATCGAGCACAGCCGGCAAACCGATTCTCGGACAAATCAATTCGCATGAGCTGACGGACGTCATGATAGTCGTCGTGCGTTACTATGGCGGAGTGAACCTCGGTACGGGCGGACTGATTGTTGCCTATCGCACCGCTGCCGCCGATGCTATTGCCCATACGGAAATCGTGGTGAAGCAGGTGGAGGAGATTGTCACCGTTCAATTTGACTATACGCTGATGAATGACGTGATGCGCATCGTCAAGGAGATGAGCCCGCGCATCGTCTCGCAACACTTCGACAACACCTGCGAGATGACGCTCGCCATCCGGAAGAATGATGCCGAAACGCTCAGGAACCGACTTCAGAAAGCAATAACAAAACTCCCCTAA
- a CDS encoding NAD(P) transhydrogenase subunit alpha produces MIIGIPKEIMHDEARVACTPETVEKFVKDGFEVLVEKSAGDGALFCDDEYIQAGAKVIDNPQEIYDKAEIILKVKEPLFNEKLGKHEVDMMHKGQYLITFIHPASPVNHEMVKNLSAKGVTAITLDGIPRISRAQNLDALTSMSTCAGYKGILMAANHLTRFLPQMFTAVGKIEPAKVMVIGVGVAGLQALATAKRLGAITYAADIRPMAAENAGSLGAKVTDTGVPAELAVGEGGYALRLPDDVLVVERENLKETIQEMDIVFCSALIPGKVAPIIITEEMVKGMKRGSVIVDISIDQGGNCELTPKGGIETKHGVTIMGVKNIPGELPTSSTWMFSNNMYNLVKYLVKDGKIELDRSDEVVAKSLVCIDGELVHAGAREAMGL; encoded by the coding sequence ATGATTATTGGTATTCCAAAAGAAATCATGCACGACGAAGCTCGCGTTGCATGTACACCGGAAACCGTCGAGAAATTTGTCAAAGACGGCTTTGAAGTATTGGTTGAAAAAAGCGCCGGCGATGGTGCACTCTTCTGCGATGATGAGTACATTCAGGCTGGTGCCAAAGTGATTGACAACCCGCAGGAGATCTATGACAAGGCTGAGATTATCCTGAAGGTGAAAGAACCGCTGTTCAACGAGAAGTTGGGTAAGCACGAGGTGGACATGATGCACAAAGGTCAGTACCTCATCACTTTCATCCACCCTGCCTCACCGGTGAACCACGAGATGGTGAAGAACCTCTCTGCCAAAGGCGTTACTGCCATCACATTGGATGGTATTCCTCGTATCTCTCGCGCACAAAACCTCGATGCTCTGACATCCATGAGTACCTGCGCCGGCTATAAGGGAATCCTGATGGCTGCCAACCACCTCACCCGCTTCTTGCCCCAGATGTTTACCGCTGTAGGTAAGATTGAACCGGCTAAGGTGATGGTTATCGGTGTGGGTGTTGCAGGTCTTCAGGCACTGGCTACGGCTAAGCGCCTCGGTGCGATTACTTATGCTGCCGACATCCGTCCGATGGCTGCCGAGAACGCTGGATCGCTGGGTGCCAAGGTGACAGATACGGGTGTTCCCGCAGAGCTCGCTGTCGGTGAGGGTGGCTATGCCCTCCGTCTGCCGGACGATGTTCTCGTCGTTGAGCGTGAGAACCTGAAAGAGACGATTCAGGAGATGGACATCGTGTTCTGCTCTGCCCTCATTCCGGGCAAGGTGGCTCCTATCATCATCACCGAAGAGATGGTGAAGGGCATGAAGCGTGGTTCTGTCATCGTTGACATCTCCATCGACCAGGGCGGTAACTGCGAACTGACCCCGAAGGGTGGCATTGAAACGAAGCATGGTGTGACCATCATGGGCGTGAAGAATATTCCAGGCGAGCTGCCGACCAGTTCTACTTGGATGTTCTCCAACAACATGTACAACCTCGTGAAATACCTCGTGAAGGACGGCAAGATTGAACTCGACCGTTCTGACGAAGTGGTTGCTAAGAGTCTTGTCTGCATCGACGGCGAACTGGTTCATGCCGGTGCTCGTGAGGCAATGGGACTTTAA